The window TTGTCAGGGAACCTTGCTTTGTTTCCATCCTCCAATTTCTCTTGTAATGGTAGCTGTAATCCTGCTTTCAAATGGTATGTGTCTGTCAGAAAGCAAAGTGTTTGTTGGGAGGCCGAGCCAGTAAAACACTCTGACCATTTTGTATGTGCAAGGCTTGGGACATCGTCGCTGTATTAAATGTTGAACCAAATTGTCATCCGAATAACTGTGGATGATTCTGATTTAGAACGTACGGTATGTAATTGACTGTGAGTCTTCATCGGCAGCTGgtattaaaaattcaaatgttttgctGTGTATAGACAACAAATTGTTCATTGCTTTCATTGTCAGCAATTCTGTTTCACAGGCAAAAGTCTAACaacaattgtattttttgtcttttcttgTAGGATGGTTTAAATCACATGTCACAAAAAGGCGTCTACATGTCAAATGTTGACTCATCTGCAAAATATGACAAGACAAGCAGCATTTTCCAAGCCAGCAGCCAGGACTTTATGTCTTCAAATGCAAAGTTCGATCTCAGCCCTTTCTCCCGGAACTACAATGTTTACTCATCCGGAAGAGACACGCCTCCACCGAAGCTGGAACGATTCGATGAAAGTTCTCTTGCCGAACACCAGGTCAATGGCCTCAGTCCGCCTGTTCTGACGCCGAATACCGCAGTGAACCGTAAATCAGTAAATTTCCAAGCTGATTATCAGAGGCCAAATTATGGCTCTGTCGTTAGCTTGTGTTCAATCAGTGACTCTCCTAGTAGCAAAACAGGGGAATTCCAGCATTTTGACTTCAAGACTGCCGAACAGTTCAATAGAGTGCAATCACTACCAAGTTCGCTAAGTGCCAAGACGCCGAGCACTCCACGTGCAGCTTCAAGAAAAATTGGAACTCAGCTCCAAAAGGGGACTCTTCCTGGGACGCTAAAACACAACGCTGTTTCTGTGGATATTTTGTCTGACACAAGCGAAGAGGAGCTGCCAAATTTTGGatatctcttcaaacataaacatAGCAAGGACTCGGCTGTTGTAATTGATCACAAAACTTCTCCAGGACAGCTTGCCGTGACCCATAGAAAGAATGGAGTACATTCACTAATATCACCGATCAAAAACAGTGCTGTGGAGAGAGCAGATTTTGGAAACGTTTCGGATATACCGGAGCTGATCCACCGGAAGGACTCGGTTTCACCTTGTCATGGTGATGTGTATCCAGTACACTGGGAGAGTGATAGACTGAAAGGATGCATTGATAGGAATATCACTGCCTCGTCTGCTTGCGTTTCCACTGTTCAAAACACCAATGGAACTGTTTCGCCCCTGGCAAATggcaaagttcatgaaaagcgAGGGGAGAAAAGGAAGGACTCTGTCAATAATTTGCAAAACGGCTGTTCACCGAAGCAAAAGAAAGTTAGCAGTGTCATACATAACACTGACGGTGCAACAGTGCTCCACAACTCAAAACAGCCAAACGAAAAGTTTGACATcaatggaaatttgaaaatgtgctTCGACAAaaagatgcatgaaaaaaggaaaatgcTGACATCGTCTGAGGATGTCAGGAACAGATACAGAGCTGAAAACTTTAATGGTGAGCCTACCGCAAATTTAGCCAAATCACAGAGCAATAACGTATCTGATGTGGACTTTGGGAAAACCAACAAgcttggtacatgtacatctggacAAAATAGAAGGGGACAttgcattgaaaatgaaatcttaCATCATTCACAGCTACAAtcacagggtcaaaggtcagaaagGAGCTGCCATCAGTACAACAGAGATACAACTCCAGATTCCAAAACACTTAAAAATACAGTGAACGGTCATCACAGGATGAATTGCAATAAACTTTCCCTGTCTGAAcggaatatcaagaaaacacACCAGGAAAAGGTAGGCTTGAAGGCAAATGGTCATCAAAATCCCAAAGTTCAGAAAGTTCGAAAACCAGAGTCTGTGAGACACGGCCATGAAAAGCTGACAAATGGTGAAGTCAAAACCAAAGTATCAGTCAATCAGTCAAAGCCAGTGTCACAACCAGTGAAATCGTGTCCCGCATCACGACAGATGAAGTCGCCAGTTTCACCTAAGACTCAGTCCCAGCCAAATCCAATGAAGCTGACGCCATCTCCCACAAAGCCTCTTCTAAACCAAGCAAAACTCAAAACAGGTCCTATAAAGAAGTCATCATCTCAAAGCCAGGTTGCgcatatggaacattccaagaATGTGTTGTCCTCCTCAAGAAAAGCAAAGCCAAATGACAGTGCAATAGAGGCTGTCAAGCCAAGTAAACACCAGCAAAAGACAGTTCCTTTCCCAAATCAACCAAAGTTCTCCTCTAAGACTGTGTCCTCAGATGCAAAGCCAGTGACCGGTTTTGAAAAATCTCTGTCCTTGCCAGCTAAAAgtgaaaaagttgaaaaaattcacaatgcGTCACGCAATCCAAAATCTGTGCTTACAGAAAAATTATCTTCGACAAACACACTCACAACCCCCAACCGTCCAGCGTCTGGAAAAACGACAACTTCAAGGTTTATGAAGAAGCAAAGTGGCAAACACAGATCTTCACCTGTCACCAGCGAATCGTACCAGTCAGTTATATTGCTGAGTAGTGCATCAGACAGCTCTGACAGTGAGAGGACCCTGGAGGACAAACAGCCCATCCTGCACACACTGACCAGGGAATTACTGCAAAGGTCAGAGTTTCAACGCAAGAAGAGTACCACGGGGCAGTCAAACGGGAAAATGAATCCTTCAAACGGGAAAATGAATCCTTCAGTGCCACAGGTTGGTAAACAAATAAAGGAAGAACATTCTTCCAAATTGAATGCAGCAGTGCTGTGTAAAAAAGAGGAATCAGAGACGGAAAGTCCAGTCATTCCAAGGAAGAGGCAAGAAAGTATGTTCATAGTGGATGAAATCATTCTTGATAGTAGTTCTGACAGTGACAGTGAACTTGTAGATACCTGCTTTGATGCTCGGGGAAAGAAAAGTGGTTTTGACCATGACAGTGATCTGTTAgatatcaattttgatgttctgAGAGAAACAAATAGATCACAGGAAAAGACAAAGCATGTAACACCGTCCAGCTCAGGACAGAAATATCAACGCACACAGAAAccagaaaaaattcacctctCCGCACACCTATCAAAACATTTCTGAGGAATAACCAAGAAGTTTCTCCTTGCAAGGATGCTCAGAAAGTTAGAAATAGAATCCCCTCCTCACCGGAAAAGTCAAGAACTGGCCCACCAACTATTTTGTGTACGGCTCCCGTACACGTGCACATATTAGAAGGTAATCACCAGGAAGGTAATCGCCAGAGGCCTGCAGAGTCTTCATCCTCCCCTACCATTGTTGGGGTACAGAGCAGGCACTTGAACGGGACAACTGATGTGAAACTGTCTTTTGGAAGCAAACATCTGAACACCATTGAAGCCTGCCAGGATGAAGGTCACCATGAGGCTGCAGTGCAGCTGATCCAGGATTTTGTGTCCAGCGAGAGGAAACCACCCAAGGCAATCCTCAAATACTTGGTTAAAGATGTGCTGCTTGAGAGTAAAAGCAAGGCGCTCACCTCGTCGGTGTATGCCACTctcaaacatattcaaaatcttCACCCGGAGTTAGAAAGTGATGTGGACCTATGGAACTGGAACTTTCTGTCTGGAGTTGTGGAGAAAATATTGCATAGCCCGGAGAAGGAGACAGAAGTCTACAATAATGTCCTTTGTCTTGAGTACATCATAAGTGTGTTAGAGAATAACTTGGAAGTTTATGCCAGGTTTCCCCAAAAGTCAATCATCTCCCATTATCTCGCCGCGGAGATGCAAGGCCATCGTTTGAACAGTCTGGTAACGTGGATGATAGATTGtgtaaagataaaattttctccAGAGACTGTGTCGTATGAAAGTCATTCCAGAAGTGAACATGTCGCGAGGCTGCTGACGTTGCTGCAAAAGCTGCTGGAGATGAGCGTGGTGGTCACGAGGAATCCGTCAGACAGCGCCACCAAGGTGGCAGAAGAGATGGTGTACCAGTATCTGTCCTTGCCCAGTTTGAAGTGCAGGCAGCTGTTCCTGGAGACCATGGGATCTCATCTCGTCAGAGCCAAACTGCTTGAACTCCTGCTGGAAAACTGCTGTGAGCTAGACAGCTCTTCCTACAACGAAGTAAGATCGCCGGGGCATTGGGCTGCACTCTCGGCCAGGAAGATCCTAGAGCACCATTTCAAACGGAAGCCAGTCAACAATCCATTTTCTGCGTGTCCAAACGAGTCAGACAACTCACTCCAGCAAGTCAGAGAGGCGGAAGCGTGTGAGGAGTTAGTGATGATACTGTACTGTCTATTGCAAAGCCATCTTCGCTGTGTGCATGGTGAGTATGCATAGCGTCTATTGGGCATGTTAGAAAGCTAGGTGACTTCTTTCTAAGTCTTGTGAAAGTCCAACTGCAGGTTTAGtgctgtgtacatgtacaatgtagttCATAACTCTGTTAAACCAGGGAATAAAACCAAAGTGGTTCAATGCACCTGTCTTAGCGCTGCCAAGTTTAATTTAAAAGAGTTATTTGATTTGACAGTGCAAGTCGTTTTCAGAGCTGGTTGAATGAGTGTCAATACCCAAATATTTGTGATGTGATTGTACATTCAGTATAGTGATCATCAATAAGTCTGTTGATTCTCTACAATAGTTCAGGTAATTGCCCAGGGACCTATGTATTAAAAAACGTCAGAGTACTCAGGCTCGCACTTGCCTTCATACATCCGCATTGAAGTTGGAAAGAAAATCGGCAGCTTTCATACCTAAATTTTTGAGACGTCCCTTGTAATTGGAATAAAAAAGACCAAGTCTACATCATTTGATCAGTGAGCCTGGGATGTAAAAAGCtcattacatttttcaaatattcataatttataATTATCAGGATTTAGAAAGTCTGACCTTCACATGAAAAGAAGAAATGAAACCACTTTTAGAAGTTTCCTGAGGAAAACATCTGATCCAGATTTTTGAGATGTCCCTTGTAATTGGAATAAAAAAGACCAAGTCTGCATTATTTGATCAGTGAGCCTGGGATGTGAAAAGCtcattacatttttcaaatctGACCTTCATATGAAAAGAAGAAATGAAACTACTTTTAGAAGTTTCCTGAGGAAAACATCTGATCCGGATATTTCTTCCAATTGATGAACAAATGAGTGACTACAAAATCAACTTATACTATTCCTTTGTGTGAGATTTATTGTATGCAGAGGGTTTCCAGATCAGAAAAATGAAATCCAAGCTCAAATGTTTTCACATCTGTCTCTCTTATGCTATACTTAAAGCTTCCCCACCCACATTTACCTTGGAATTTGTTGTGATAGGATATTTCAATAGGATGTTACATAATTTGTATTATAATGAGACAGACCTGTACATGTGTGAGTTTGGCTGTGAACTCTTTTGTGTGCATAAACGTATGCATTctggtacatgtatgcacatgACAGCTTGCATGTGTGAATATGTTCACGAATGTATGTTCTggtatttgtgaaatttcagaaatgtaCTTCCTATTATTCGTCTGTAGTACTTTGTGGATGCTGTGTTGCATGGGAGAAAGCTTTCGAACATATCCAAGACTCATGAGGCAAAGttgaacctgttcaccccaattccctatAGACAGGTCCACAactaccattgataacaatgggtttgggctaaaccatggtggtgaaagggttgaaagTTAAAACAATCAAAACGCTGAACTCAAGACTGGCTTAGTTGCTATTTGATACAGTGCAGCCAGGACACAATTCCTGAATTTATACACCTCCTACACTCTATTGTAAATAAACGCTGTCATAATTTTTTATCGCAGaatatttctctttttttgtTCCTAGGTAAACTGCACCTATCACTGACATTGCTTTACCATGATGATTCAGCTAGGTCCCAATCTAGCCAGTCGTCATCTCAGTCATCTGTCGATGGAAGTCTGGCCAGTGATGATCTGCAGTGTTTGAATGAGATACATTCACACATTGTCCAGCTCCGCGACAGACTCAGTACTTACTGCCAAAACTTCACCCATAAGACCAAGCTGCTCTTCCATCTCATGGAGGTCTTCAAAGATTTTGGGCAAGACTaggtgttttttttattctctACAGACAAACTCGTGTTCACGATGTGCTCATGACAAGATAAGCAACTCAGATACTCTAACCGCATAATTGAAATTGTATACATAGTTTGaagaaattgttttcaaaaatgtggCCAGTAAAGACATTCTATAGGACAATCAACCCTTCAACGCTACACTGACAGGTAGTGAAGATCAGTTGGCATTTTGCCAGGTGTGTAAATTCATCAAAATGGCCAGTCAAGGAGGCCAGGTACTTGATATGCAAATCAGGGAAAACTGAATTACATTCCATGACTTTCTGACATGCTATCACAGATAGAATAGATAGAATGGTTTTTTGCTAATTAATAATAGCAAAATGTAcacaaaagttgaaaaaaaaacaccttGATGTGTGCAAGTGAAAGTTTCTTTCTCTCTATCATCCAGAGATAAAGTGCTTTCAAAGTGTCCTGTCCCTTTTCCTTAAGTTTAATGACTTTATGAACAGTACTGAATGTTGTTGAGCACATATTTCACACTCTTCtatgaagcaattttcactGGAAAAGATCTGTCCGATATTCCATACTTACATATGGGGATGATGTGAAAAAAGCACATTTCCTTCTTTGGATGCCATGCCTTATAAGTTCCATACAACATGCCGTTTTAAATTTGGTGCAAAGTGTTTTACAATTTGCCTCAAGAGGACACAGTGCTTTTCTGTAAAATTTCCGGGTTAAGTATGACTTGACCAGCTTATTACCTTGTCATTGTATTTTATATACTGAAAGATCTAATTTCAATTTTAAGCACAGAAATTATCAAATTGACAAGCTTTTCAAGAGTCTAATGTCACCTTGGGATTTTCTATCATAAAATACCTTGAAAGAAATACTGTACACCTTGATATTTTAGGTAGAAGGCGCCtcaaaatgtattcttttgtgtTTGTCAATTCGTGCAATAACAACAAAAGAATTATGCACTGATCAGGATGTAGGGaggttcattttgtttttcaaaataacagGAAAGGTGAAAGTTGGCATTATTCAATGTTTGAGTCTCAGTATTATGTATGACATTCTCAGCAACAACCTATTCCGCTCAGAATGGGACATCAGGTCCTCCCAGTATCATGACTTTGGCAGTCGCGACCCTCAACACACTCTTGCCAGTGGTGGCGCTCTTGTCAATCAACTGCCACAGGTGATTAACATAACAATAGTGCATCAATACTGCTGCCTCAGTTTACAATGAAATGCTTTCATGTTACAAAAATTTGGTCCACTATTATTCACCAAATACTTGTTTAGATCAAGCTAAAACAGATTTTTACATTACTTCCTGATTTTCAATATAAGTAAAATTATACTTTTGGGCTCAAAGTGTTCATAAGTATCATTCAtctgtactttttgaaaatgttgtaaatcacattttgataagtGTTTGCAGTGATGTAAGCCCTACCAAGAGTGCCACAACTCCATAGCATAGCCTTCCACTGCTGGGcagaatatttgtcattttttgaagtCATCCTATGAAGCAAAGAATGCACAACATATTGCCGCTGAAATGAATGAGCAGCAATGTTTCGTAGAAGTTCAGATTTGTTCACTCCGTAAACCAATTTTGGCTTGCTGGAAATTTCCCATGAGTTTACCCAATACCAATACATGTTACTGATAAAAGTCTTGTAGTCAGTGACAAATCAACTTGTCGTACAAAACACAGTGTTTAGTAAAggcaatgattttttttgtttcgtaTTATAAAGTATTGCCAGTAtatcagtacatgtatttatcacAGAAACACCAGCAATATTGTATGAATCATCTTTACAGGGTTGCAAatttatcccttttcctgccagacagtaataactgtatcacatccccatcagccaagtcagtaaaaagcggtattgagccaaaacatgacgtattttcacccacttggcttggtatgttatagcatcttttgtcaaaaaaaaatcaactttacagtattatgttttcaacagccttcaaatgtacagtattatgttaaaatacatcatatggaatacgttgtgtttcattaattttaaccatcttgacctgatggtgaaatatggacttggcaggaaaagggatatgtgtgtgtgtgtgttatatcACATTGAAAGGTCCGCCTTTACCGTTTAAAGGGACATATTTCCTGATATGGTATACCTGTATGTTTTTTTCTGCTTGTTTACCAAAGTCAGACTGTGATTATAAATCTTTTGGATCAATGTGATCTCCGTTTACTTTCATCAGGAATATGGGTCTTTAAACAGAATGAACAGATATTTCTTTACACTTTGATCTCCCTTCTGAAAGTGAAAATATTCACTTAAGCATCAATGTTGTTGACTTGTCATACATTGGTACAAATAATTCTGTTGAAGCCAGTATTGTATAAGTACATCATATAGTATTGTAAAGTTATTGTTGTTATGAGGGAAATACCTATGTGTATGTTAGTTGTACATCATTTTGTGGAACTATAAATTTGAATCTTGCCATGTGCTATTGTTTCTTCCTTGTCTTGCTGatcttcattgaaatgtaaaatgtgtcCCGTGAAGCAGTTTTACACAAATTAGTTGTATAGTATTACTATCAGAATCATGTCAAGTTCATATTGCTAAGGGGACAAAGTTGCAATCTTTTCAAATTACTTCTGTTATCGACAATGTATGTCGTTCTGCTCACTGAAACATACTGTCAGTCCTCGGATCCTCTTCTCCTGCCGTGCTCGTACACATAATAACAAAGCGTCAATTACATAATTTATGATATACACCAGGAATTGCGTCATCAGCGTATTGACGTGTTATTTGAATACACATAGTATGAAAAGACGCCTGATGATTGATAATTCAACATGTTTCAATAAGCAGAACAACGTAAATAACTTCGCACATcaaacataaattaccaaaataatttaaaaagataAGCAAcgtttgtccctttaatgtaagAATTTAATTTCCTACATAgggacaaataaaataaattaattgaGCTCTTTTAATCTGCTGTAGGTATCATAACATGACACAGTACTTTATACTGTATGATGCAGTTGTCAAGGCAACTAATGAAGTTTTCACTTTTGCCGTTTGACTTTTATGGTTGCAATAATATACAATTCCGAAATTGCCATCTCATTTTTCAATGCCGAAGCAAATATATCAAATAGGTAATTGATCTTATTAGTTTATAGTATGTTGTTagtggtcttatatttatatgtCGTGGTCCCTTCTGATTTTTTCAATCCCAGAATCTCTGTTCACATATTTAGATCCAATTTATCTGTAGAAGTTGGTAGGATTTTTTCCCAGTATTGTGTTCGTTTTGAAAGGAAGGCCAGAAGACGCCTCATGTCAAagaatgtcaacattttgtttcaatCATGGATGTAGTGTTCGCCAATCACAGCATTCCTTTCAAAGTGGGCAGTTTTTCTGCAACACTGATTCTGATTGGCcagtttgtgtgtatgtattcttCAACAACCACTTTCTTTATGCAAAGTACAGTCTAGGTTTACCTCACAGGATTTGAAGAGAAAGATATGAGTGACATATGTCGTGTATGCTGCCAACACCATTTTGTCATCGTGTTTCGAGACAATGCTTTTTGCATATGGGTTTGTAAAATGTcgtatttgttaaaaaaatacgGGCCTGGACTTTGTTGTGATAGATTTTTGAAGAATTTGTACAATTTAGATATTTATTCTGGTGCACTAGTACATTGTGAAATGTGAGGAATAGGTTTACAAATGTGATGGAAGAGGTGTACAAGTTGTCGAGTCTTGTATAGTGAAGATTTTTACTTGTATGTACTTTctattatttttctatttttctatcAACAACCAAAGACTTTgacttttgtacaaaatagtAGTGTTCGTATAGAATATCATTGTTATACATTGTTGTACTCAATCACTGAGATGTTAAAGTGGcgttgatgaatttttttacagtaaattattgacaaaaattcaatgtaaaatgtttattttgcattttttacatCTTCAATTGTGTCATGTGTGAAAGTATTGGGTGTCTTGTTCGTGTGTCAGTAGATGGGTATGTGTGTTCTCAAAGCAGATGCTGCTACTTAAAATAGTGTTTCTTTATGTACACAAGCTACCAGGAAGGGATTTCAAAgttctcgccatgtattccacacaaaataactaCGATGATCCACTCATTCACTATATCGTAGCACTAACAACAGTAGATCggatgtgtgaagttgcctttaTTTCCTTTATATTTGTTACAAACACATCCCTACGCTGGCGTTGAATTTATAGTACAACTTCCTATTACCTCATTGCGTTCAATTGTTTCCCAGCATTTTCTGTGTTTGTAAAAGGCTAATGTCATCATTTATAAAAAGCAAGTTGTTTTGTGCGCTTGTGGCACATTCTGATAGTGAAAGAAAATATATGCCTTCTCAATCAAGTAATACAGGTTAGACTGAAATTAAATATCTGATCCTGAAATGTAGAATATTGGTGAACAAACAATAGAACTGcatgctttacatgtaataatCATGATCGCCTTCATACCAGCTAGAAGTAAAATAGTCCAATATATCCAGTAGCACGGCCATACCAGTACAGTATTTCATGTTCTATGTCATGTATTGAACCCAGATCTTGCATGACAACTACCTGTATTGGCAATCTTCATCTAAAAGACCCATTGTTCTAGTTTTTCAGTGAAGTGCATAGTTTGTTATAGTGCATTCCCCAATGAATAGTCCAATGTCAAGTGCCACTCCTGTTTTGCCAATATAGAGACCTggttattcatatttttgttggattaaaacaaatttttgataagAAGTAAACAACATATTCCTAATAAAGATGTATCTATCAATTTTGAATGGAAAATTTTTGATATTACCTAGTTACCAGGCTGTGTTAAAAATAATAACCATCATGAGACTTATATATGTATAGTGATATGTCATATTGCTATTAAGATCAAAATTGGAACCCAAGATCATTGACACTTTTCTATTGTGGTTTTTCTTtcgcttttctttttttttgcccATTGTGCTTTTTCTCTAGCAGTTTTTTTGCCCAGAGTTCAACACTATTTGCAGTTTCCAGCCGTACGAATATTTGTAGCAAGGGTAGCATGGATGAAATTGTTTCATAAGTTTGCTCCAAAATCTAATGCTCTAGCTTTTCAAGGTCAAGTAAACTAACAGAAATAGTGCATCGATGCTCTTGTTTCTCATccaaaatttttttgtaaaatgtgtatatgtaaCTCGTACCACAAGatatacctccatggttttgtTTCGTTGAGTTATTTGTCTCTTTTTATTCATCTTCGCTTCTGAATTTGACGTTATTcatttttgtcttgttttgcCTGATTTCTGCACTTGTTCAAAGTGACCTTTGGAATCATGTACAAGTTGGACTGAGAAGTGTTTCAGCAGTTAACCACACACAGTTGAAAAACAGATTCTCGCTCTCTTGCttctaaaaaaattgaatataattgtctaaatattatttcatttaaaatgcTATATTCTCAGTTGATATCACATGGATCTAAACTTCGAGCAACCTGGTTCTGCGATGTAAAAAGTTCGATATATGGAATATTTTCCAGACAGGACTCAGGTATGcgtgaaaaacaaaagaagttaCACAGTATACTCGTGAGGGAGTCTGAGTAT of the Ptychodera flava strain L36383 chromosome 20, AS_Pfla_20210202, whole genome shotgun sequence genome contains:
- the LOC139119894 gene encoding uncharacterized protein isoform X1, whose translation is MAHTPAVVMISDDEDDDVIVISSDSDVDEKPGVCTPRTGSRNGERGPFKDRDYSCCNQPIKTMAARSRRRKKPRDRAPRKPTDMKNRDRERVRMSTDSFTDEQKFQEDMRLAIERSLQANSMMTDINRYSSSLDVDKQLEDDIKTAIELSLKDGLNHMSQKGVYMSNVDSSAKYDKTSSIFQASSQDFMSSNAKFDLSPFSRNYNVYSSGRDTPPPKLERFDESSLAEHQVNGLSPPVLTPNTAVNRKSVNFQADYQRPNYGSVVSLCSISDSPSSKTGEFQHFDFKTAEQFNRVQSLPSSLSAKTPSTPRAASRKIGTQLQKGTLPGTLKHNAVSVDILSDTSEEELPNFGYLFKHKHSKDSAVVIDHKTSPGQLAVTHRKNGVHSLISPIKNSAVERADFGNVSDIPELIHRKDSVSPCHGDVYPVHWESDRLKGCIDRNITASSACVSTVQNTNGTVSPLANGKVHEKRGEKRKDSVNNLQNGCSPKQKKVSSVIHNTDGATVLHNSKQPNEKFDINGNLKMCFDKKMHEKRKMLTSSEDVRNRYRAENFNGEPTANLAKSQSNNVSDVDFGKTNKLGTCTSGQNRRGHCIENEILHHSQLQSQGQRSERSCHQYNRDTTPDSKTLKNTVNGHHRMNCNKLSLSERNIKKTHQEKVGLKANGHQNPKVQKVRKPESVRHGHEKLTNGEVKTKVSVNQSKPVSQPVKSCPASRQMKSPVSPKTQSQPNPMKLTPSPTKPLLNQAKLKTGPIKKSSSQSQVAHMEHSKNVLSSSRKAKPNDSAIEAVKPSKHQQKTVPFPNQPKFSSKTVSSDAKPVTGFEKSLSLPAKSEKVEKIHNASRNPKSVLTEKLSSTNTLTTPNRPASGKTTTSRFMKKQSGKHRSSPVTSESYQSVILLSSASDSSDSERTLEDKQPILHTLTRELLQRSEFQRKKSTTGQSNGKMNPSNGKMNPSVPQVGKQIKEEHSSKLNAAVLCKKEESETESPVIPRKRQESMFIVDEIILDSSSDSDSELVDTCFDARGKKSGFDHDSDLLDINFDVLRETNRSQEKTKHVTPSSSGQKYQRTQKPEKIHLSAHLSKHF
- the LOC139119894 gene encoding uncharacterized protein isoform X2; this encodes MLQLGYHFHSVAMDGLNHMSQKGVYMSNVDSSAKYDKTSSIFQASSQDFMSSNAKFDLSPFSRNYNVYSSGRDTPPPKLERFDESSLAEHQVNGLSPPVLTPNTAVNRKSVNFQADYQRPNYGSVVSLCSISDSPSSKTGEFQHFDFKTAEQFNRVQSLPSSLSAKTPSTPRAASRKIGTQLQKGTLPGTLKHNAVSVDILSDTSEEELPNFGYLFKHKHSKDSAVVIDHKTSPGQLAVTHRKNGVHSLISPIKNSAVERADFGNVSDIPELIHRKDSVSPCHGDVYPVHWESDRLKGCIDRNITASSACVSTVQNTNGTVSPLANGKVHEKRGEKRKDSVNNLQNGCSPKQKKVSSVIHNTDGATVLHNSKQPNEKFDINGNLKMCFDKKMHEKRKMLTSSEDVRNRYRAENFNGEPTANLAKSQSNNVSDVDFGKTNKLGTCTSGQNRRGHCIENEILHHSQLQSQGQRSERSCHQYNRDTTPDSKTLKNTVNGHHRMNCNKLSLSERNIKKTHQEKVGLKANGHQNPKVQKVRKPESVRHGHEKLTNGEVKTKVSVNQSKPVSQPVKSCPASRQMKSPVSPKTQSQPNPMKLTPSPTKPLLNQAKLKTGPIKKSSSQSQVAHMEHSKNVLSSSRKAKPNDSAIEAVKPSKHQQKTVPFPNQPKFSSKTVSSDAKPVTGFEKSLSLPAKSEKVEKIHNASRNPKSVLTEKLSSTNTLTTPNRPASGKTTTSRFMKKQSGKHRSSPVTSESYQSVILLSSASDSSDSERTLEDKQPILHTLTRELLQRSEFQRKKSTTGQSNGKMNPSNGKMNPSVPQVGKQIKEEHSSKLNAAVLCKKEESETESPVIPRKRQESMFIVDEIILDSSSDSDSELVDTCFDARGKKSGFDHDSDLLDINFDVLRETNRSQEKTKHVTPSSSGQKYQRTQKPEKIHLSAHLSKHF
- the LOC139120617 gene encoding SUMO-interacting motif-containing protein 1-like; the encoded protein is MLRKLEIESPPHRKSQELAHQLFCSRHLNGTTDVKLSFGSKHLNTIEACQDEGHHEAAVQLIQDFVSSERKPPKAILKYLVKDVLLESKSKALTSSVYATLKHIQNLHPELESDVDLWNWNFLSGVVEKILHSPEKETEVYNNVLCLEYIISVLENNLEVYARFPQKSIISHYLAAEMQGHRLNSLVTWMIDCVKIKFSPETVSYESHSRSEHVARLLTLLQKLLEMSVVVTRNPSDSATKVAEEMVYQYLSLPSLKCRQLFLETMGSHLVRAKLLELLLENCCELDSSSYNEVRSPGHWAALSARKILEHHFKRKPVNNPFSACPNESDNSLQQVREAEACEELVMILYCLLQSHLRCVHGKLHLSLTLLYHDDSARSQSSQSSSQSSVDGSLASDDLQCLNEIHSHIVQLRDRLSTYCQNFTHKTKLLFHLMEVFKDFGQD